Proteins encoded together in one Balaenoptera musculus isolate JJ_BM4_2016_0621 chromosome 6, mBalMus1.pri.v3, whole genome shotgun sequence window:
- the FAM163B gene encoding protein FAM163B, whose amino-acid sequence MTAGTVVITGGILATVILLCIIAVLCYCRLQYYCCKKEESEEDEEEPDFAVHSHLPPLHSNRNLVLTNGPALYPAASASFSQRSPQARTLCRSCSHYEPPTFFLQEDEGVRNGGERVAYKSVSREDVALPPGSFGALQALNPNRLSAMREAFSRSRSTSTDV is encoded by the exons ATGACAGCCGGAACTGTGGTCATCACCGGCGGCATCTTGGCGACTGTGATTCTGCTCTGCATCATCGCGGTTCTGTGCTACTGCCGGCTCCAG TACTACTGCTGCAAGAAAGAGGAGtcggaggaggacgaggaggagccCGACTTCGCCGTGCACTCGCACCTGCCCCCGCTGCACTCGAACCGCAACCTTGTGCTGACCAACGGGCCGGCGCTCTACCCGGCCGCCTCCGCCTCCTTCAGCCAGAGGTCCCCGCAGGCCCGCACCCTCTGCCGCAGCTGCTCCCACTACGAGCCGCCCACCTTCTTCCTGCAGGAGGACGAGGGCGTGCGCAACGGCGGGGAGCGCGTCGCCTACAAGAGCGTCAGCCGGGAGGACGTGGCGCTGCCGCCTGGGAGCTTCGGGGCCCTGCAGGCCCTCAACCCCAACCGCCTCTCGGCCATGCGGGAGGCCTTCTCCCGGAGCCGCAGCACCAGCACCGACGTCTGA